The stretch of DNA aattacagggttaattacatttcaatttattttatttaaatgggctattatttattttattatgtgtttatattttacaaatgtgatgtagtattcatttatattgtatattttatgttgtataactttagttcctatgtgaatattagttcctacttgttttgttgtggtaggagggttttgtattgaacacgggggcgtgttggttattattatagcagagaagacgacAGTAAATCAACATAGAcaggtcaactgtgccccgatctaccactcaagagatctgatggactcaaaagtaggttacgattccatattagtttgaaagtcGAAtggatccaccatatttttacatgagtgacttccggtctgcccgatcctagctaccggtagtagtattgacgcaggagggtcgcgtctcgcgtcaaataataaactctgccgttcttttcccatgtgttgtgttgagccgcttctgggacgcgtctaacacccggccgcactgcgactggtgtgcatgggctgattgactttaacgcccgcgtttcaccgcgttctcgcggcggccactttgtcgcgccgttgatgtttctgggttatactgtcctaccgtgttggtcctcattatagtagagaagacggagtaaatataatctacacaaagaaactgtaacccgaccgACTCAGAGATGTCAGAAACTCTTTCAGTACGCTTCTGTTCTGAACCGattaccacgtaccgaaacagttcaatacaaatacatgtaccgttacacccttattaattagtaatgtacgatgcatcgataatcgtgacaaTCGTGATAATCGTTCAAGAATTGGATCGTAgccccctgaatcgtaatcgaatcgaatcgtagggtgcctaagatggccaaCCCCAAGTATATAAGGTGCAAGCCCAGTTACACTTTTAACCCCCCGTATAAAGACGACACACTGTGCCTTCCAATTTTTGTCCTCCTTCTTCAAATGATTGAGAAATCAATCCCTTTCAACCAATGCCCATTGTGAACTCCAACTGATATTCTTTGCACTCAACACTTTGTGAGAGGACAATGACGTGCACTAATGGGGCTGTTATGTCACAATGTTGCAGACGTGCTTGCTCGCTCGCCACCGGACACAGAGGACGGGTTCACGTCATCTGATTTGCCATGCATATCTTCCACACCACATACGGTTGCTCTCGCCACCTCAAAATGGCGCCCATCGCCTTACTGATGTACCTCATTATTGCCGACTATTGTTCAAGACTTTGCTGCCATGGCGATGCAATGGCAAGGAACATAACTCACTTttattgaaagttttttttcttcaaaacgaGGCACCCCCGTCTGTCATTGCTGCGTTTTCTTATTTGTGAGCATGTGGGAGGGCTAGTGAATCTGTCGACCTTACATAAAGTCTGTGACCCGAGCCTGAAACATGTAAATTGAGTATTCATTAGCCACATCATGCTCTCAAGCACCAAcaagggggaagaaaaaaagctAGCTAGTATCGTTAGATGCAATGAAAGTGAAAATATCCGCTTGAGGGAGAAAATTAGAGTGAGAGCATGAGCGCCCGGGGCCGAGGCAGTCCCATGTCAGTGTCTATTTGCGCAAAGCGCTCCCTTGCAGAGGGGACACACTTGTGCAGAGTGACTGGAGGCTAATTGTATGAATGGGAATCAGTCAATGGACGGAACAGGACAGGCATGGCGAGGCCCTGTCGCATGTTGGGAATCGGCATTGGGGGACCGGAGGCGGCGTGTTGCATAACACAAACATGTGCTTCAAGAGGGCAGGGTAGACAAACAAGAGATCAATAATGGCCTTAtcagaccactgatagttggggtCATTAGAGGATAAAATcatgttgtgaaaaaacaagTTTGCTCCTAACTTTCAGTGGTCTGTCATGACCAGGAATAAAAATTTGCATCCAGATAGTACTGAAcgcacttaccgtaatttttgcacaaaaggcacccctgaatataagccgccacctaccaaatttgacactaaaacggcatttgttcatagataagccgcactggactataagccgcagctgcccTTACTGTATCATGGCATATTCAcgcaagatattaactggtaacactttatttgacagtggcatcatacgactagcataagaccaaatgaaacaaatgaaccatcatgaacCAATCAAATGCTTTGAACCAGTTGGCTgctaagcttcattgcttccagaagcttcatttggacatcacagtcaacctctgctgccacctgctgtcaacactgttgttgttcaacatgcctcctagcattcactgcggcgctacagatggaaataacgataaaattcatgttctgtgctttttatttcttcagtaactgttacagttgtttcattaattgctagttatggtatttggtaacactgtatttgacagtggagccataagactgtcattatacaatcataattatgacatgacactgttatgagcattaatgaatacttagAAAAGATGTcacttagtgttatctggcaaattatctcacttttgaatggatgtaaaagagcagttagtgagataatttgtcggctgaggcttaatgacatctgtcataagcattcagtaatgcccatgatagtgccatgtcaaaattatgacagacgtttgacagttttatgaccccgctgtcaaataaagtgttacatgcagtgagacaaataagtatttagtcaaccaccaattgtgcaagttctcctacttgaaaagattagagaggcctgtaattatcaacatggttaaacctcaaccatgagagacagaatgtgtgtgtgtggggggggggggcagaaaatcacattgtttgatttgtaaagaacttgtttccaaattagagtggaacataagtgtttggtcacctacaaacaagcaagatttctggctgtcaaagaggtctaacttcttctaatgaggtctaacgaggttccactcgttacctgtattaatggcacctgttttaactcattatctgtataaaagacacctgtccataacctcagtcagtcacactccaaactccactatggccaagaccaaagagctgtcgagggacaccagagacaaacttgtagacctgcaccaggctgggaaaactgaatctgcaataggtacaacacttggtgtaaagaaatcaactgtgggagcaattattagaaaatggaagacatacaagagaactgataatctccctcgatctggggctccatgcaagatctcacgccgtggcgtcaaaatgataacaagaatggtgagcaaaaatcccagaaccacacggggggacctagtaaattacctacagagagctgggaccacagtaacaaaggctactatcagtaacacaatgcgtcgcagggggactcaaatcctgcactgccagacgtgtccccctgctgaagccagtacacgtccaggcccgtctgcggttcgctagagagcatttggatgatccagaagaagactgggagaatgtctaatagtcagatgaaaccaaattagaactttttgttagaaacacaggttctcgtgtttggaggaaaaagtatactgaattgcatccgaagaacaccatacccactgtgaagcacgggggtggaaacatcatgctttggggctgtttttctgcaaagggaccaggacgactgatctgtgtaaagaaaagaatgaatgggcccatgtatcgagagattttgagtgaacatctccttccatcagcaagggcattgaagatgagacatggctgggtctttcagcatgacaatgatcctaaacacacagccagggcaacaaaggaatggcttcgtaagaagcatttcaaggtcctggagtggcctagccagtctccagatctcaaccccatagaaaatctgtggagggagttgaaagtccgtgttgcccaacgacagccccaaaacatcactgctctagtggagatctgcatggaggaatgggccaaaataccagcaacagtgtgtgaaaagcttgtgaagagttacagaaaacgtttggcctgcgttattgccaacaaagggtacaaaacaaagtatttagatgaacttttggtatcgaccaaatacttattttccactatgatttgcaaataaattatttaaaaatcaaacaatgggattttcagtttttttttccacattttgtctctcatggttgaggtttaaccatgttgacaattacatgcctctcaaatatttcaagtaggagaacttgcacaactggtggttgactaaatacttatttgccccactgtattaacccaaataaatcaacaaataagctgcactggactataaaatgcaggcttcaaaatgaaggaaaaaaaggagcggtttatagtctgaaaattgtgGTATATGCCACTGTTATCATTAACTAGACGTTTCATCAAAGTACTGATGATGTCATAATGCCCGAGTGGGATgtcaagggttaaaaaaaaaaaaaataaataaaaaaagacaagaaaataTTTGATCATGTTGCAATATGGAAAATGGCCACTAGATACGAGACGTTACAAGGCAGGCCTATCTCAAAAGGTCAAAGAATCTTCTTTGGGAGGAAAACTTTGCAGCGAAAATGTGTGATTTGAGATAAGCACTGACAGACTGGTCCAAATCAGGCCTGAGTTGCtgagtggagtttgcatgtccaCCCGTGCTTGCGTGGGTAGTTTGGATTCCccaccacattccaaaaacatgcctgTTAAGGTCATTGAAGACCAATTTGCCCACTGGTGTGAATATGAGTGTGAATGCTTGTCTCTCGCGATGTGCCTGGCGTAAAGTCAACCAGGATAGGCTTGATCTATAGAAAAGAGATGAATGGGCTGTTGTACAaaaatgatagtttttttcttcttacgaCACCTTTCATGACACATTTctctttgtgaaaaaaaaaaagaatgtgtgAGCTGGTTATATGGATGGATAAATAGAATGCCTGTGTATTATTTCAATTTAAGTTTTGCTAAAATATTACAGCATGTTATGGATCTGAACTTTAGAAACAAACTTGTTTAGTCCAGGGTGCACATTGACTCAAAATGAGACTCAAATTTATGGCCTCAAGTACAGAAAACATCAAATCAGCAAATTGTTTTATTTGACTAACATAATTATCTCATTTTACTTGTGTTTATTTTGTAGGAGCTGGAAGGGATTCATGACATTTCACTAGGTAATTAGGaacatttgaataaaaaaacgtATTAGATATAAAAGTAATTTGAGTTAAGATCTAGGTCACGAATAACTCATTTCAAAGCAACACAAAAATTCACCCCTGCTGTTGTGTAGACATTGCACAACTTAATTCTGCTGCTGCCAACATTTTATAATAAACCATGTACGCTATTTGTCTGTCTTCCAAGAGCGGCATAACCAGAGAAAAGGATGAGAAAGAAAAGATTCAAACCTATGACCTACATACTGAATACGCTCGCCGTGTGTGTTGACTTTCATCTCGGCAGATATAACACCACCCACCCTAAAAATAGAGCTTCTTGATGAGAAACATCAACACACGAGTCAAAAAAGGCCATCCGCCAAGGATGCATAAATACATTCTGTGTATTTAGGATTTACATGGCTCCCAGCATGTGAGAAATGATCTGCTTGGGAAAATGCAGCACATGCAAACACTGTAAGTGAAGACACGAAGGTCCACGTTAATCAATACTGCTTCCATTAGATACAAGGAGACACTGCAGCACAAATTAGTGAGGGGTGCAGTCGTATATCTGCCACACGCACGAGCTATCTCATCTCAAATATAGATGGTTCatgaactgaaaaaaaaagcgcAACATTGTGGGGGTTATGTGGAGGACATTCTGGTGTCCATTAAGTGTAGTCTCATTGAGCAATATCAAACAGATTCTGACTGATTTTGAATTTCAACAATATCAGCCATCTCTAGATTATATCATGGAGTGCATTTGAGGTTGCAGCCATCTCCATCGGAAGCAAAGGGATGCCACACAACACAGAGTGGGCTGGGATTTGACGGGATTACATAATCTAGTTGATCTAAATCACACAGGTCTGGAATTGTGGCACCCCCGCTGCCTGCATTTCCATCCCCTGGTGgtctcattattattattacttcgtAAATGTGCAAGGGGGGAAAGGACACATATTGCGAGCCTGCGTGACTTTCATTGGGCGGCTCTGCGGGTCTTTGTTGCCACAGGATGCTGACTGATGAAAAGCAATCAAACAAGGACTGCAGAGAGGCATTGAAGAGGGAGGGAGCGTGAATTGAAATGGTTGCCATAAAGAAACATCCatcatttactgtatatatggtGCTTCTCCTCATTAGAGTCGTGGGAGAGCTGAATCCCATCCCATCTGATTTAGGGGGAAAAACAATTGGTCCATATCTGCTATCAGACAGTGACTAAGAGTTACACTCACATTCAAATCCatgttttattttaacaatCCTATTTTTGAAAAGTGTGTGGAAAGCgcagagaaaacccacacaggcacatGTAGAATGTGCAAAGTCCACACAAATGATGGGTTAAGATTTGGACACAGAACCTCCTGCTACCCTTTCCCTCTCAGCTTCATCATTTTGTCAGATATTTATTCCATGCTGCCGTCCATTGTCCCAGTGTCTTGGAGCTGAAAATCAACTAATATGACTTTTAGACATACTAATAGAAAAAACAATTAGACTGTTGGGAAGAATCCTTGCGTCGCCTAAACCACTACAGTTCTTCTcaggaaaaaagacaacaactaCTGTTTGCGTTCCCAAACACGGCTTTGTTCGTGTAAATATACAATTTACTGAGATCATACAGAGTTGTAAACTCTTACATAAGACCAAAAGAACCCGAAAATCATATTCAACTGCCCGCGACTCTCCCATGTAACACTTATTTCCATGGCTCACAAATCTCCTCCAGCAACATTACAGAaactaatttgaaaaaaagtaaGCCTAAACAAATGTATCCAAACCTCACTAATTTCTctcgttattttttaaaaactatccACTCTGTATAAGAAGCAGTTTCAATATGAGGACTTTTACCACACAGACATTTTGACCATTTAAGACTGTTGAGTTATATTGACAATTCAAATTGACCCTGAAATTAAACATATTTGGACATACAGGGGTACTGCCCGACAAAGACGATAATGATAGTGGAGCTTTGAAATGCACCCTTCATTTGTTAACATTTCATCTGATCTCCACATGAAATGCAAAATAAAGAGTtcaaatattgtaaactgtttagATTAGCTGATATTGTCCTTCCACTGCAAGGAAATCATTGTGAATGATTGATAGTGGCAGTAGATTGCCATGttttttgttgccattttaCATACCTCAAATTTACCACTAAGGGGTTGCTCCTATAGTATAAAAAAAGGTTTATTAGAGTGTTGTTCATATAGAAACCCATGTAAGCCTGGGAAGTTCCACAGATTAAAACAATCGGTGAGGCATACTGATTGTGCTGCTCCCTGTTCTGCTCTATCCAACACTATTTCCCAGCAgagccgagaacgaaaagtggtatttgccatgtggcaaaatgggattttttttgccatgtggcatttttttgctatgcggcaaatttgattttgccatgtggcaaaaaggatttggccatgtgtcttttttgccatgtgtcaaaatggattttgttttgtggcattttgtttGACATGTGatgaaatagattttgccatgtggcattttttttgcaatgtggcaaaatgggttcTGCAATGTGGCATCTTCCTACTatgcggtattttttttttccatgtaccaaaattgattttgctatgtggctttttttttgccatgtggcatttttttgccatgtggcatttttctgccatgcggtttttggtatgtagcaaaatggatttatgTTTGTGGCACATTTTTTTTGGGCATgtggccaaaatggattttggtttgtggcatttttttggccaaatggcaaaaaaaaaaaaaaaaaaaaaatgccacaggacaaaatctatttttgacacatggccaaaaacatgccacgtggcaaaaaaaaaaaaaaaaaaagacacatggtaaaattgattttgatttgtggcatttgttttttggccatgtggccaaaatggattttggtttgtggaattttttttttggccatatggcaaaaaaaatgccacatggcaaaatctattttgccacatgacaaaaaaatgccatatggcaagttttgccacatggcaaaaacaaattcctcaaaccaaaatccattttgccatataccaaaaaaaatgccacgtggcaaaatccattttgtcacatggtaaaaaatgccacatgggaaaatcaattttggtacatggcaaaaaaatgccacatggtaaaaaaaaaaaaaaaaaaaaaaaagccagctgCTCTCTCCTATTTCATCATAATGAAAAAATGCATGATGCAGTCACACCAATATGAAAACTAAGAATTAAATTCTAATACAGACGTGGGAACCCTGTAACAACTGCACCCAGTTTTCCCAGTTAACAGAGACATTTGACATCTATAGCCGTCATTGGCAATAAACCAAGTTTCATATAAGGTCAGCATGGAAATTGCTCAGATATACTGATATAGCGGTGAAATAATATTTGCGCCCTTATATTCCTTGTTTGCAGCGGTACAAACTGTCAGGACGGCGACGTCGTCTCACCTGTCCTTTTACGAGGCTGGCCGCAAACTGCCTCATGACCGCTTCCACCGTGTAGGCGCTGGACCATCCGCGGGGAGTCAGCAGCTCCATGCAAATTGCGCCTCCGTCCAACACGTAGCCGTTCTCCAAGCGGGGCGTCAGCACCCGCATGAAGGGCGGCGAGAAGGGAAAGTTGTCGGGGAAGGTGACGTTGAGCAGGATGAAGTCGGTGCTCGTCTCCTTCATGTCCTGCCACAGCGCCGAGTCCTTGTCCACCTGGTGCAGCTTGACGTTCCAGTCGAACAGGTTGTCCTCCACCAGCTCTACTGTGATGAAGTTGTCTCCTAACCTCCGTATCTCCTGAAGCTCCTTCATCAGCCTGCGCGTCCGCACTTGGGTGCAGTGATGCCGGTGAGGGGCGAGCGGAGGTAGGGAGGAGGCCCCGGTGCTTTTATTCCCGCCTCCTCCGCTTTGCTGCTGCTGTTTCTCCTTGGCATCCTTGCCTGGCTTCTCCTTGTCCTTGCCGTGCTGGTCCAGCTTCCTGGCCTTAATCTCCGGGGTGCTAAGGATATTGGTTTCGTTGGCCGTCTGACagtgtttgttgtttttctggTTGCCTTTGGTGCCCTTTAAAGAGCCCTGGTGGTGTTTGGGGTCCTCTGTGTCTCGGTCGTGCAGGCGGATCAGACCGATTTTCCGCAGTAGAGTGGCCATAATTTACTTTACCGAGCTGGTTTGGAAATCGCCGCCGATCCCCCCCTGCAGAGGGTCGAGATTGCACCCTTTCCGAGTTCACCTTGCTTGCACCACTTTCACTGCAACCTTCTGGGGTGATTACAGCCCACGATCCTGCGCCTTTCCTCTCAGTGCATCATCCCAGCACGGCGTGACTACATATAGAAATCGGGACACAAATAAAAAGCATCTTCAAAAGACAACAATTTCAAACACGTTTTGTCTGGAATTTAACCCAATTCCTTCCCCTCCCCAAAACGATCGTAGCCGCAGTCCCGATGATGTGTTACAAGATGAATTTACAAAGAAACACTGCACGTCATGGCATAGAAATCAGCAAATGAGTACCAAAATGGTCCCAAAAGCATTCAATGACACGTATAATATTATCATAATAAAAAAGATGAGAACATCTAACACCTGCATCGTGTAGACGAGTGTCCCCCTTTTACGTTATCTCCCCAGTAAACCAAACCTAAGCATAAAGTCGCTTACCCAATGCGTAAAATCCGCAGTATCTTCCGCTGGTAAATGCCACGACACGTAAAAAAGACAATCCAGAAGATCCACAAAAGCTGCTACCGCGATGAGCTGCAGGAGTTATTAGTGCGTGTCTTTGTGCGTCTTCTTATGTGCGAATGTGTGCAGCTGCAGCAGGACTCGTAATGCAGTGGAGGACGAGTAAGCAGAAGCACTTATGCGCTCAGCCCACATGCCCTCACCCTGAAAGACGCATTTCAAAGTAAAACTCGTCACGGGCTGTGACGATATATTTTGCATCGAATACATTTCACGCCAATTATAATGCGCCAAATCACATGAAATGTGCATAACCCGTGCATTTGTAGAATGTAGGTATTTCATCCACGAGAGAAACAACGCTCATTTGGAAAAGAATCGCATTTCTTCAACATGCCTGATATTGTAATTTGAAACGACAAAGAATATAAAAGTCATGATTCGTTGTGTATTAATACACTTTATTACGTTTAATGCAACGTTGTGACGTAGTGGGGAACGAAGCCTTTATTGCGAAGGGAGCGTCGTCATTTCCATTTCAGAAATTGCTAGTAGATATGTTCTCGTGATACAATGTGTATCTTCTCTACAAAAACaccattattttattattatttactattTTATTAATCTCAGGTTAGATACTGTTTTTGATACTGAGTTATTTTATTTCCGGCAACACGACGTTTGAAGCAGAAAACGACACTCAGTCATTGGTGGTCACCATGACAACAAGAGAGATCCTCGCCCGGATTGGCTGGTTCGTTGCCGTAAAGCATAACTGTGCTATAGCTACGTTAACCTCCGTGGCTAGCGCTAAAGCAGCAAGTGTTTTGACACACGCCAACATTTGAAGCCATTTTTTCTCTATAGGACAACATTGAGATGGCggataaaaatgaaaacctcgAGGAGCATCTCGAGAAGTTTGTGGAAAATATTCGGCAGCTCGGAATTATAGTCAGCGACTTCCAGTCCACCAGTCAAGCGGGACTCAACCAAAAACTGTGAGTCTGGTTTTATTTGATGCCTTGTAAACATTCAAGTTACTTGGAATAAACTGTatggattacttttttttttttttttttaacagaaattTAATGATAACTGGACTGCAAGACATCGAGAAGTGCCGTCAACAGTTGAATGAAATCAATGTGCCATTGGAAGTCTTTGAGTAAGTTTTGATTATAGTATTATTGTGCTTTTACATGTGCCTATAACCCATATCTTCTATTTTTCAGATATATTGACCAAGGCCGAAATCCTCAGTTATACACTAAAGAGTGTTTGGAGAGAGCGCTGGCCCGCAATGAGCAAGTTAAAGGAAAAATTGATACCCTGACGGTAAAGAGTAACTTAGTGGATGTCTtaaaaggatccacggatagaaagacatgtagttcttatatctattttgatattaaaacccctcttaatgttttcgttttaataaaatttgtaaaattataataactagtaggtcgccatagttgttgacgtcgcagggcggtgacatcacatggacACGCTGCCAGACTTCCACAGTGtaactctttaactacataattATGTCgttggttctgcccttccaatttgaaccccggCGGAATATTAATAATCACATCAATAAAAATGGTGACC from Corythoichthys intestinalis isolate RoL2023-P3 chromosome 22, ASM3026506v1, whole genome shotgun sequence encodes:
- the ube2ql1 gene encoding ubiquitin-conjugating enzyme E2Q-like protein 1, whose amino-acid sequence is MATLLRKIGLIRLHDRDTEDPKHHQGSLKGTKGNQKNNKHCQTANETNILSTPEIKARKLDQHGKDKEKPGKDAKEKQQQQSGGGGNKSTGASSLPPLAPHRHHCTQVRTRRLMKELQEIRRLGDNFITVELVEDNLFDWNVKLHQVDKDSALWQDMKETSTDFILLNVTFPDNFPFSPPFMRVLTPRLENGYVLDGGAICMELLTPRGWSSAYTVEAVMRQFAASLVKGQGRICRKAGKSKKAFSRKEAEATFKSLVKTHEKYGWVSPPVSDG
- the med10 gene encoding mediator of RNA polymerase II transcription subunit 10, which produces MADKNENLEEHLEKFVENIRQLGIIVSDFQSTSQAGLNQKLNLMITGLQDIEKCRQQLNEINVPLEVFEYIDQGRNPQLYTKECLERALARNEQVKGKIDTLTKFKSLLISELSKVFPEEMSKYKAIHGDDAPS